The Coffea arabica cultivar ET-39 chromosome 2c, Coffea Arabica ET-39 HiFi, whole genome shotgun sequence genome includes the window TCAAATCTTGGCCCATAATAGCTCCCAGAGTAGAAACCATATCCAGGTTGCTCCATCATTGGATGCGGCGCCATCCTTGGGTAATCATATGGGGAAGCGTTCCCATGGTTAAGAAAATGACTCCCGCTTCCACCTCTAGGAAAATAACCGCCAGTGTGGTGAGGATGATCAGCACAGTCGATTGAGGGCACCTTGTTATGAAAGATTGGTCTGCTCTTATGGAGTTTGCAGTAAGGATCCCTGCATACTTCTCGGTCAATTTGGGGTGCTACATAAGCTTCAGGCTCATGACTACTCTCTTCCTTCTTACGACCCTCATCTTTTGGATAGCCACGATTTCTTTCCTTCCCGTTTTTGGGAAAATTTTTGTGCTCAGGGCACTTATCCCTGACGGGCTTTGAGCTCTGGGGCTTCTCCTTATCAGCATGGTTATTGAAATTCATCGGACCTCCATCATAGCCTAAGAATTTTGCAGTTTTTCCCCATGCTTTAATGGAAGCAATCAGTTTGTTCGGGTCTACTTTGCCTTTAACAGCGACCAAGTTTTTTTCGCGGTACACGGCAACTGAAAGAACACCTAGTGACAAAGCGGGAAACAAAAACGGAAACCAGAAGCACGACGAAGAAAAAATTGCATCAAAAAATGAATTACACAAGAAACAGCATGCGATCTAACTTGAATATATGCTATATTACCATCGATTGTTAGCAGTGCTCTCTCCAGTCTCCCGGGGCAAAACTCACAACAATTGATATTCATCTTCAGCAAGATAGTCTGTAATAATACATCAAAAAGTTtttaggtcaaaacataatagaGTAGGTTTGGTTTGTTTTTATTCTTCTTGATGCATATATTTTGACGACGAAATTCAATGTGATTATACCCAATTGGCACCAAAAGAGATCTACAAGACAAGTGGTTGTGTCATCTAAAAATAAACATGCAACAGCATAGATTCACAACATAACGATCAAAATAAATCATGAACTTAAAAGAACGTCAAAGTAATATACCACCATCAAGGCTAAAAAGATCATGATTAGAGAaccacaaggaaaaaaaaaaaacaacgatTTACCGGTTCGGTGGAAGGATTTTCCATAGCGAAGAACTTGAAagtatttttcttctttgagagCTAGAGGCGAATTGGAGGCGATAACAATTCAGAGGGAAAA containing:
- the LOC113721452 gene encoding uncharacterized protein, coding for MENPSTEPTILLKMNINCCEFCPGRLERALLTIDGVLSVAVYREKNLVAVKGKVDPNKLIASIKAWGKTAKFLGYDGGPMNFNNHADKEKPQSSKPVRDKCPEHKNFPKNGKERNRGYPKDEGRKKEESSHEPEAYVAPQIDREVCRDPYCKLHKSRPIFHNKVPSIDCADHPHHTGGYFPRGGSGSHFLNHGNASPYDYPRMAPHPMMEQPGYGFYSGSYYGPRFDDYSYHDDAPYPRHWPYM